In Ostrea edulis chromosome 6, xbOstEdul1.1, whole genome shotgun sequence, a single window of DNA contains:
- the LOC130046862 gene encoding uncharacterized protein LOC130046862 isoform X2, with protein MASSNSAVVRLEMKDVINETSGEGQDTHQMGDRSTSLREIDGPQPKSSSRNPFADRQNFVRQLCDASLLAANVSQLRAVLDGNSQSAENDYFWPLIVMISLSIILHIMFGILMIQRWRKEREAEMEHRRKSSSVAGTPISNASVLTKEAKGTLCFCSPCLSVEKCDEISMYVILFIVVLNVGVAGLGLSGPTKVKDG; from the exons ATGGCGAGCAGTAACAGCGCCGTTGTAAGACTGGAAATGAAAGATGTTATAAATGAAACTTCAGGGGAGGGCCAAGATACCCACCAAATGGGAGACCGATCGACAAGTTTACGT GAAATTGATGGACCACAACCAAAATCGTCCTCTAGAAATCCGTTCGCTGACAGACAGAACTTCGTCCGACAATTATGTGACGCCTCCTTGTTGGCCGCCAATGTTTCACAACTCCGTGCCGTGTTGGACGGAAACTCACAATCGGCCGAAAACGATTACTTTTGGCCACTGATTGTTATGATCAGTTTGTCTATTATCTTGCACATTATGTTTGGAATTCTAATGATTCAGAGGTGGAGAAAAGAAAGGGAGGCAGAAATGGAACACAGAAGAAAAAGCAGCTCGGTTGCAGGCACACCTATTTCTAACGCAAGCGTCTTAACAAAAGAAGCAAAAGGAACTCTGTGCTTTTGTTCACCTTGTTTAAGCGTAGAAAAGTGCGATGAAATCAGCATGTATGTCATACTTTTCATTGTCGTTTTGAATGTTGGTGTTGCAGGACTGGGTCTATCGGGACCAACAAAAGTTAAAGATGGGTAG
- the LOC130046862 gene encoding uncharacterized protein LOC130046862 isoform X1, giving the protein MASSNSAVVRLEMKDVINETSGEGQDTHQMGDRSTSLRMTSHSRDVVDFRQPVPPQHEIDGPQPKSSSRNPFADRQNFVRQLCDASLLAANVSQLRAVLDGNSQSAENDYFWPLIVMISLSIILHIMFGILMIQRWRKEREAEMEHRRKSSSVAGTPISNASVLTKEAKGTLCFCSPCLSVEKCDEISMYVILFIVVLNVGVAGLGLSGPTKVKDG; this is encoded by the exons ATGGCGAGCAGTAACAGCGCCGTTGTAAGACTGGAAATGAAAGATGTTATAAATGAAACTTCAGGGGAGGGCCAAGATACCCACCAAATGGGAGACCGATCGACAAGTTTACGT ATGACCTCACACTCTAGAGACGTTGTTGATTTTAGACAACCAGTTCCACCCCAACAC GAAATTGATGGACCACAACCAAAATCGTCCTCTAGAAATCCGTTCGCTGACAGACAGAACTTCGTCCGACAATTATGTGACGCCTCCTTGTTGGCCGCCAATGTTTCACAACTCCGTGCCGTGTTGGACGGAAACTCACAATCGGCCGAAAACGATTACTTTTGGCCACTGATTGTTATGATCAGTTTGTCTATTATCTTGCACATTATGTTTGGAATTCTAATGATTCAGAGGTGGAGAAAAGAAAGGGAGGCAGAAATGGAACACAGAAGAAAAAGCAGCTCGGTTGCAGGCACACCTATTTCTAACGCAAGCGTCTTAACAAAAGAAGCAAAAGGAACTCTGTGCTTTTGTTCACCTTGTTTAAGCGTAGAAAAGTGCGATGAAATCAGCATGTATGTCATACTTTTCATTGTCGTTTTGAATGTTGGTGTTGCAGGACTGGGTCTATCGGGACCAACAAAAGTTAAAGATGGGTAG